A genomic window from Glycine max cultivar Williams 82 chromosome 17, Glycine_max_v4.0, whole genome shotgun sequence includes:
- the LOC100794904 gene encoding ranBP2-type zinc finger protein At1g67325, with the protein MSWSGGDWMCGVCEHINFKKREACQSCGYPKYGGHDPSTYRYNKTEALAGDWFCNCGAHNYASRSSCYRCGAIKDYYSSGEYGSDTFPPGWKNGDWLCPRIGCGVHNYASRTECFKCKVPRDLD; encoded by the exons ATGAGCTGGTCTGGAGGAGATTGGATGTGTGGTGTTTGTGAACACATAAATTTCAAGAAGAGGGAAGCATGCCAGAGTTGTGGATACCCCAAGTATGGTGGCCATGACCCTTCAACCTACAGATACAACAAGACTGAAGCATTAGCAGGGGACTGGTTCTGCAACTGTGGAGCTCACAACTATGCCAGTAGATCAAGCTGCTATAGATGTGGTGCAATCAAAGACTATTACTCTTCTGGAGAATATGGATCTGACACTTTCCCCCCTGGATGGAAGAATGGAGACTGGCTTTGCCCAAG AATCGGCTGTGGAGTACATAATTATGCTAGCAGGACAGAATGCTTCAAATGCAAAGTGCCAAGGGATTTAG ACTGA
- the LOC100775384 gene encoding early nodulin-93 isoform X1, which produces MRVMAGAKATVVATIATTIPTLASVRMLPRARANLNHTAQALIIFHSGGSSIFYSSSQDRFGNCKKELLQPTLQCMNSKWITWMLGSAALRWAMLALTQPWNSSHMYMYVFIIKEGFSFLY; this is translated from the exons ATG AGGGTGATGGCAGGAGCCAAGGCAACTGTTGTTGCTACTATTGCCACTACCATACCAACT CTGGCTAGTGTAAGGATGTTACCTAGGGCAAGAGCCAATCTCAATCACACTGCTCAAGCTCTCATAATTTTCCACAG TGGCGGGAGCAGCATATTTTATAGTAGCTCACAAGACCGTTTTGGCAACTGCAAGAAAGAACTCCTTCAACCCACCCTCCAATGCATGAATTCCAAATGGATAACTTGGATGCTGGGTTCGGCTGCACTACGTTGGGCTATGTTAGCATTAACCCAACCATGGAACTCATCacatatgtatatgtatgtatttataATAAAGGAGGGGTTTTCATTTCTATACTGA
- the LOC100306683 gene encoding Early nodulin-93-like: MAKRSVAANSSFESTSLASLDQKLAMAKRCSHEGAMAGAKAAVAATIATAIPTLASVRMLPWARANLNHTAQALIISTVAGAAYFIVADKTVLATARKNSFNRPSKA; the protein is encoded by the exons ATGGCCAAGAGAAGTGTTGCTGCTAATTCTTCTTTTGAGAGTACTAGCTTGGCTTCTCTGGATCAAAAGTTGGCCATGGCCAAGCGCTGCTCTCATG AGGGTGCGATGGCAGGAGCCAAGGCAGCTGTTGCTGCTACTATTGCCACTGCCATTCCAACT CTGGCTAGTGTAAGGATGCTACCTTGGGCAAGAGCAAATCTCAATCACACTGCTCAAGCTCTCATAATTTCCACAG TGGCGGGAGCAGCATATTTCATTGTAGCTGACAAGACTGTCTTGGCAACTGCAAGAAAGAACTCCTTCAACCGACCCTCCAAAGCATGA
- the LOC100775384 gene encoding early nodulin-93 isoform X2 yields the protein MAGAKATVVATIATTIPTLASVRMLPRARANLNHTAQALIIFHSGGSSIFYSSSQDRFGNCKKELLQPTLQCMNSKWITWMLGSAALRWAMLALTQPWNSSHMYMYVFIIKEGFSFLY from the exons ATGGCAGGAGCCAAGGCAACTGTTGTTGCTACTATTGCCACTACCATACCAACT CTGGCTAGTGTAAGGATGTTACCTAGGGCAAGAGCCAATCTCAATCACACTGCTCAAGCTCTCATAATTTTCCACAG TGGCGGGAGCAGCATATTTTATAGTAGCTCACAAGACCGTTTTGGCAACTGCAAGAAAGAACTCCTTCAACCCACCCTCCAATGCATGAATTCCAAATGGATAACTTGGATGCTGGGTTCGGCTGCACTACGTTGGGCTATGTTAGCATTAACCCAACCATGGAACTCATCacatatgtatatgtatgtatttataATAAAGGAGGGGTTTTCATTTCTATACTGA
- the LOC100794378 gene encoding zinc finger Ran-binding domain-containing protein 2, which translates to MSWSGGDWMCGVCEHINFKKREACQSCGYPKYGGPDPSTYRYNRTEALAGDWFCNCGAHNFASRSNCFRCGSMKDDYSSGYGNNSGGYGSDTFPPGWKTGDWLCPRHGCGVHNYASRTECYICKMPRDYGGAD; encoded by the exons ATGAGCTGGTCTGGAGGAGATTGGATGTGTGGTGTTTGCGAGCATATAAATTTCAAGAAGAGGGAAGCATGCCAGAGTTGTGGATACCCCAAGTATGGGGGTCCTGACCCTTCAACCTACAGATACAACAGGACTGAAGCTTTAGCAGGGGACTGGTTTTGCAACTGTGGAGCTCACAACTTCGCAAGTCGATCAAACTGCTTCAGATGTGGCTCAATGAAAGATGATTACTCTTCAGGATATGGCAACAACTCTGGAGGATATGGATCTGACACTTTCCCCCCAGGATGGAAGACTGGAGACTGGCTTTGCCCAAG ACATGGATGTGGAGTGCATAACTATGCCAGCAGGACAGAATGCTATATATGCAAAATGCCAAGGGATTATG GTGGTGCAGACTGA
- the LOC100820292 gene encoding early nodulin-93-like, giving the protein MAKRNVAANSSFERSTLASLDQKLAMAKRCSHEGVMAGAKAAVVATIATAIPTLASVRMLPWAKANLNHTAQALIISTVAGAAYFIVADKTVLATARKNSFNPPTNA; this is encoded by the exons atggCCAAAAGAAATGTCGCTGCTAATTCTTCTTTTGAGAGGAGTACCTTGGCTTCTCTGGATCAAAAGTTGGCCATGGCCAAGCGCTGTTCCCATG AGGGTGTGATGGCAGGAGCCAAGGCTGCAGTTGTTGCTACTATTGCAACTGCCATTCCAACT CTGGCTAGTGTAAGGATGCTACCTTGGGCAAAAGCCAATCTCAATCACACTGCGCAAGCTCTCATAATTTCCACAG TGGCAGGAGCTGCATATTTCATAGTAGCTGACAAGACCGTTTTGGCAACTGCAAGAAAGAACTCCTTCAACCCACCCACCAATGCATGA